A stretch of DNA from Catenulispora acidiphila DSM 44928:
ACCGGCGCGGCGCGCTGATCCGCGAGCTGGAGGCGACCCGCGCCGAGCTCGAGCGGGCCCACCACGAGGCCGGGGTCCGCGAGGAGCGCGAGCGGCTGGCCCGGGAGATCCACGACACGCTGGCGCAGGGCTTCACCAGCCTGCTGATGCTGGTCCAGGCCGCCGAGGCGACGCTGGACACCGATCCGGCGACCACCCGCGAGCGCCTGGACCTGGCCGCCCGCACCGCGCGCGAGAACCTCGCCGAGGCCAGGGCCCTGATAGGCGGCGACCCGACCGCCGGGCTCCCGCTGGACGCGGCGTTGCAGCGCGCGGCGGCACGGATCGGGGAGGAGCTGGGGATGGCGACCTCGGTCGACATCGGCGGGAGCGCGCGGACGCTGACCGCCACCGTGCAGGTGGTGACGCTGCGGGTGGCGCAGGAGGCGCTGGCGAACGTCCGCAAGCACGCGCGGGCGGCGTCGGTCACGGTGTGGCTGACGTACGGCGCCGACCGGCTGACGCTGGCCGTCGAGGACGACGGCGTCGGGATGCCCGAGGCGCCCTGCGGCGGCTTCGGGATGCGCTCGATGCGCGAGCGTGTGGAACAGGTCGGCGGCGAGCTGACGATCACCAGTGCGCCCGGCGCCGGGACGCGCGTCGAGGCGGAGGTGCCCTATGAGTGAGCAGGCCGGGAATCTCCGAGTCCTGATCGTGGACGACCACCCGGTGGTCCGCGCCGGGCTGACCGGCATGCTGGCCGCCGAACCGGACCTGGACGTGGTCGCCGAGGCCGCCGACGGCGCCGAGGCCGTGCGCCTGGCGCTGGAGCTGGTGCCGGACGTGGTGCTGATGGACCTGCGCATGGCCGGCGTGGACGGCGTCGAGGCCACCGCGCGGCTGGCCGCCGCCGCCCCGGCGATCAGGGTGCTGATCCTGACCACCTACGACACCGACGCCGACATCGTCCGGGCGGTCGAGGCCGGCGCGACCGGCTACCTGCTCAAGGACACCCCGCGTGCGGACCTGGCCGAGGCGGTGCGGCTGGCCGCGCGCGGCGAGACGGTCCTGGCGCCGGCGGTGGCCGCCAAGCTCGTCAGCCGCCTGCGCCAGCCCGCCGCGCAGCCGCTGACGCCGCGCGAGCGCGAGGTGCTGGCGCTGGTCGCCCGCGGACTGGCGAACGCCGAGATCGGCCGCGAGCTGTTCATCAGCGAGGCGACGGTGAAGACGCACCTGGTCCGGGCGTTCGGCAAGCTCGGCGTGGACGACCGCACGGCCGCGGTGACGAAGGCGATGGCCCAGGGCCTGTTGTGATGGGAGCATGACTCCCGAGCAAGCCCGCGCCACTTTCCTGTCCCAGCCGCACGCCGTCCTGGCCACCGCGGACGCTTCAGGCGTCCCTCACCTGGTACCGGTAGTCTTCGCGGCGATCGGTGACAGCCTGGCGCTGGTGGTGGACCACAAGCCCAAGCGCAGCACGGATCTGAAGCGCTTGCGGAACATCGCGGCGAACCCGTACGTCTCCTTGTTGGCGGAGCACTACGACGCCGACTGGAACGCGCTGTGGTGGGCCCGCGCCGACGGCACCGCCCGCGTCAGCCCTCTGACGCCGGAGGTGCTCGCCGCGTTCCGGCGGAAGTACCCGCAGCACGACGCGGCGCCGCCGGCCGGTCCGCAGGTCGTGGTGACGGTCGCGAAGTGGTCGGGCTGGACCGCCGCGGCCCGGCCGGCGGGCGGGACCGGGCCGGCCTGACCCGGCCTGATCCGGTCTGATCCGGTCTGGATCCGGCCCTGATCGGCGCCGTCGGCGGGCACACTCTTGACGGGTGGGGACGGGACCGCTAACCTGCCTTTTCGTTAGTAAACTTTCCTAATAGATGCCCACCGGCACCGGGGAGCGGGGAGGAGAATGCCGCCGTGGCCAATCCCGACACCACCCCCGGCACCCCCCGCCTGCTGCGGTCGATCAACGACCGCTCGGCGCTGGAGCTGCTCCTCGAGCACGGTCCGCTGACCCGTACGCGCATCGGCGCGCTGACCGGGCTGTCCAAGCCCACCGCCAGCCAACTGGTCGACCGGCTGCTGACCGCCGACCTGATCGTCGCCGCCGGCACCGCCGCCGGCGGACCCGGACCCAGCGCGCAGCTGTACGCGGTGAATCCGGCCGCCGGCCACGCCGGCGGGGTCGACGTCACCCACACCCGGGTCACCGCCGCCGTCGCCGACCTGGCCGGCGAGGTGGCCGGCGAGTTCGAGGTCCCGGTCGTCGGCCGGACCGCGGCCGGCAGCGTGGAGCGGGTCCGCGACGCGCTGCACGGCGCCGCCGAGGCCGCCGGGGTCGCCCCCGAAGCGGTGCGGCACGTGGTGATCGGCGTGCCCGGCGCCCCGCATCCGCAGACCGGCCAGCTCGGCTTCGCCCGCGACCTGCCCGGCTGGCACGGCGGCAACCTGTCCCGGCTGCGCGAGCTGCTGGGCGTGCGGGTCGAGGTGGAGAACGACGTCAACCTCGCCGCCATCGCCGAGCAGCACCTGGGCCAGGCCCGCGGCGCCGACGACTTCGTCGTGTTCTGGATGGGCAACGGCATCGGGCTGGCGATCGTGCAGGACGGCCGCTTCGTTCGCGGCGCGACCGGCGGCGCCGGCGAGATCGGCTACATGCCGGTCGCCCTGGATCCGCAGGACCCGCTGACGCGCTCGCCCAAACCGGTGAAGAACACCTTCCAGAACATCGCCGGCCGCCCCGCGGTCCTGCACCTGGCCCGTGAGCACGGCATCCGCGTCGACGACCACTCCGAGGCCGTCCGGCGCGCGGTGGAGACCGGCAGCACCGAGATACTCACCACCCTGGCCCGGCGCGCGGCGCGCGGGCTCGCCCCGGTCCTGGCGGTCCTGGACCCCTCACTCGTGGTCCTGTCCGGCGGCACCCTGCGCGCCGGCGGCGACCTCCTCAAAGACCTGATCACGCACGAGCTGCACGCCGTGGCGGTCCCCCGCCCCACGCTCGCGGTGTCCACCGTGGAGGGCAACCCGGTCCTGGCCGGAGCCATCCACGCGGCGCTGCGGACGGTGCGCGAAGACCTCTTCAACCGCGGGGTGTAGCCGTGCATGGACGTTTGGACCGGGACAGGAGCCTGATATGAAACTCGCCGTCGTAGGCGGAGGATCGACGTATACGCCGGAGCTGGTGGACGGCTTCGCACGGCTGCGCGACACCCTGCCGCTCACCGAGCTCGCCTTGATCGACCCGGCCGCGGACCGGGTGGAGCTGATCGGCGGGCTGGCCCGCCGGATCTTCGCCAAGCAGGGGCATCCCGGCACCGTCACCACGCACACCGAGCTGGAGTCCGGCATCGAGGGTGCGGACGCGGTGCTCATCCAGCTGCGGGTCGGCGGTCAGACGATCCGGAACGTCGATGAGACGTTCCCGCTGGAGTTCTGCTGCGTCGGCCAGGAGACCACCGGCGCCGGCGGCTTCGCCAAGGCGCTGCGGACCGTGCCGGTGGTGCTGGACATCGCCGAGCGCGTCCGGCGAATAGCCCCGCAGGCCTGGATCATCGACTTCACCAACCCGGTCGGTATCGTCACCCGCGCGCTGCTGGACGCCGGGCACCGCGCCGTCGGGCTGTGCAACGTGGCCATCGGCTTCCAGCGCCGCGCCGCCGCGCACCTGGGCGTGCAGCCCTCGCGCATCAAGCTCGACCACGTCGGTCTCAACCACCTGACCTGGGAGCGCGGCTTCTACCTCGACGGCGAGGACTTCCTGCCGAAGTACCTCAGCGAGTCGCTCGAGGAGATCTCGCACGACATCGAGCTGCCGGCCGAGCTGATCCAGCGGCTCGCCGCGATCCCCTCCTACTACCTGCGCTACTTCTACGCCCACGACATCGTGGTGAAGGAGCAGATCGACCAGGTCGCCAAGGGCGAGAACCGCGCCAAGGCGGTCGCCGCGGTCGAGGCCGAACTCCTGGCGCAGTACGCGGACCCGACGCTGGACACCAAGCCGGAGGCGCTGAGCAAGCGCGGCGGGGCGTTCTACTCCGAGGCGGCAGTCGAGCTGCTGGCCTCGCTGCACGGCGACCTCGGCGAAGAATTGGTCGTCAACGTCCGCAACGCGGGCACCTTCCCCTTCCTGGCCGACGACGCGGTGATCGAGGTCCCGGCGATCGTCGACGCCTCCGGGGTGCGCCCGGCGCCGTTGCGCGCGCCGATCGAGCCGCTGTACCGCGGGCTCATCGGACACGTTTCCGCCTACGAGGAGCTGGCCGTGGAGGCCGCGATCAAGGGCGGCGTGGAGCGGGTCCGCACCGCCCTGCTCGCGCACCCCCTGATCGGTCAGGCGGACCTGGCGGACAAGCTGGCCGACTCCCTGGTCGCCAAGAACCGCAGCTTCCTGCCGTGGGCGTGACCCGGGCGGCCGTCCTGGCGATCGACGGCGGGAACAGCAAGACAGAAGTGGCACTGGCGGCGGCGGACGGCACGGTCCTGGCCTGCGTGCAGGTCGGCGGCTTCACGCCGCACCTGGACGGCATGGCCGGCGCGGTCTCGGTGGCCGGGCAGGGCGTGGCGCTGATCCGCGCCGAGCTGGGGCTGGCGGCGGACGAGCCGCTGGCCGAGCTGCTCGCCGCCTACGTCGCCGGCGCCGACTTCCCGGTCGAGGTCGAGGCGCTGACCGCGGAGTTCGCCGCGCGCGGCTGGGCCGAGCGCACCATCGTGGACAACGACTCGTTCGCGCTGATGCGGTCCGGGACGTCGCGGCCGTGGGGTGTCGCCGTGGTCTGCGGCGCGGGCATGAACTGCGTCGGCATAGCGCCCGACGGCCGGCACGCGCGCTTCCCGGCGATCGGCACAGTCTCCGGCGACTGGGGCGGCGGACCGGGTATCGGCGAGACCGCGCACTGGTTCGCGGTGCGCGCCGAGGACGGCCGCGGCGCGCCGACCGTGCTGCGCAAGGCGGTGGCCGAGTACTTCGGCTGCGCCTCGATGGCCGAGCTGGTGGAGTCGATCCACTTCGGGCGGATCGCCGACGACCGGTTCGGGGAGCTGGCGCCGCTGGTGTTCGAGGTCGCCGGGCTCGGCGACGAGGTGGCGCTGTCGATCGTGGAGCGGCTGGCCGACGAGGTGTGCGCCTTCGCCTTCGCCGCGATGGGCCGGCTGGACCTGATGGACGCCGAGGTCGAGGTGGTGCTCGGCGGCGGGGTCCTGCGGGCGCGCCAGCCGCTGCTGACGGCCGGGATCGAGCGGCGGTTCGCGGCGCGGGCGCCGAAGGCGGTGCTCACCTTGACCACCGACCGGCCGATCCAGGGCGCGGTGCTGCTGGGGCTGGACGAGCTGGCCCGGCGGTAGCCGCCGAGATGTACGGACCCCGGCACGCCGGAGTTCGTCTCCTGAGATGGCTGAGGTCCCTGTCGCTGAGACAGGGACCTCAGTCATGCGTGCGGCGAACGCACCGGCGAACGAACCACTGGACGAACTCAGACGAGCTCAGACGAGCGCGGCGTCCAGGGTGATCGACGGGACGGCAGCCAGCGCCTTGGACACCGGGCAGTTCGCCTTGGCGTTCTCGGCGGCGGCCTGGAAGTCCTCGGCGCTCAGGCCGGGCACGTCCGCGCGGACCACGAGGCGGATGCCGGTGATGCCCTCGCCGGGCTGGAAGTCGACCTCGGCGTGGGTGTCGACGCTGTTCGGCGGGGTCCCGGCGCCGGCCAGGCCGTGCGAGAGCGCCATCGAGTAGCAGGTGGCGTGCGCGGCGGCGATCAGCTCTTCGGGGCTGGTCTCCTTGGCCTCGTCGGTCGCGCGCGACGCCCAGGTGACGTCGAAGGTCCCGCTTTTCGACGAGGCCAGCGTGACGTTGCCCTTGCCGTCGAGGAGGCTGCCCTCCCAGTGCGTGTCGGCCTTACGAGTAGTCGCCATGGGTGTCCCTACCTTCTTCCTTGCAACAGTCGAAAGCTCCTGACGCGATCCTCTCACGCGGTCGGCGGGCGTGCTCAGCCAGTCCGTTTGAACACGAACACGTTGTCCGCCGTGTCGGCGAACACCTCCTGGTAGGAGTAGCCGGGGTGCCGCGCGACGACGAAGTCCTGCGC
This window harbors:
- a CDS encoding response regulator encodes the protein MSEQAGNLRVLIVDDHPVVRAGLTGMLAAEPDLDVVAEAADGAEAVRLALELVPDVVLMDLRMAGVDGVEATARLAAAAPAIRVLILTTYDTDADIVRAVEAGATGYLLKDTPRADLAEAVRLAARGETVLAPAVAAKLVSRLRQPAAQPLTPREREVLALVARGLANAEIGRELFISEATVKTHLVRAFGKLGVDDRTAAVTKAMAQGLL
- a CDS encoding TIGR03668 family PPOX class F420-dependent oxidoreductase, whose amino-acid sequence is MTPEQARATFLSQPHAVLATADASGVPHLVPVVFAAIGDSLALVVDHKPKRSTDLKRLRNIAANPYVSLLAEHYDADWNALWWARADGTARVSPLTPEVLAAFRRKYPQHDAAPPAGPQVVVTVAKWSGWTAAARPAGGTGPA
- a CDS encoding ROK family transcriptional regulator gives rise to the protein MANPDTTPGTPRLLRSINDRSALELLLEHGPLTRTRIGALTGLSKPTASQLVDRLLTADLIVAAGTAAGGPGPSAQLYAVNPAAGHAGGVDVTHTRVTAAVADLAGEVAGEFEVPVVGRTAAGSVERVRDALHGAAEAAGVAPEAVRHVVIGVPGAPHPQTGQLGFARDLPGWHGGNLSRLRELLGVRVEVENDVNLAAIAEQHLGQARGADDFVVFWMGNGIGLAIVQDGRFVRGATGGAGEIGYMPVALDPQDPLTRSPKPVKNTFQNIAGRPAVLHLAREHGIRVDDHSEAVRRAVETGSTEILTTLARRAARGLAPVLAVLDPSLVVLSGGTLRAGGDLLKDLITHELHAVAVPRPTLAVSTVEGNPVLAGAIHAALRTVREDLFNRGV
- a CDS encoding 6-phospho-beta-glucosidase: MKLAVVGGGSTYTPELVDGFARLRDTLPLTELALIDPAADRVELIGGLARRIFAKQGHPGTVTTHTELESGIEGADAVLIQLRVGGQTIRNVDETFPLEFCCVGQETTGAGGFAKALRTVPVVLDIAERVRRIAPQAWIIDFTNPVGIVTRALLDAGHRAVGLCNVAIGFQRRAAAHLGVQPSRIKLDHVGLNHLTWERGFYLDGEDFLPKYLSESLEEISHDIELPAELIQRLAAIPSYYLRYFYAHDIVVKEQIDQVAKGENRAKAVAAVEAELLAQYADPTLDTKPEALSKRGGAFYSEAAVELLASLHGDLGEELVVNVRNAGTFPFLADDAVIEVPAIVDASGVRPAPLRAPIEPLYRGLIGHVSAYEELAVEAAIKGGVERVRTALLAHPLIGQADLADKLADSLVAKNRSFLPWA
- a CDS encoding N-acetylglucosamine kinase, whose protein sequence is MGVTRAAVLAIDGGNSKTEVALAAADGTVLACVQVGGFTPHLDGMAGAVSVAGQGVALIRAELGLAADEPLAELLAAYVAGADFPVEVEALTAEFAARGWAERTIVDNDSFALMRSGTSRPWGVAVVCGAGMNCVGIAPDGRHARFPAIGTVSGDWGGGPGIGETAHWFAVRAEDGRGAPTVLRKAVAEYFGCASMAELVESIHFGRIADDRFGELAPLVFEVAGLGDEVALSIVERLADEVCAFAFAAMGRLDLMDAEVEVVLGGGVLRARQPLLTAGIERRFAARAPKAVLTLTTDRPIQGAVLLGLDELARR
- a CDS encoding OsmC family peroxiredoxin; this encodes MATTRKADTHWEGSLLDGKGNVTLASSKSGTFDVTWASRATDEAKETSPEELIAAAHATCYSMALSHGLAGAGTPPNSVDTHAEVDFQPGEGITGIRLVVRADVPGLSAEDFQAAAENAKANCPVSKALAAVPSITLDAALV